The Candidatus Arthromitus sp. SFB-mouse-Japan genome includes a region encoding these proteins:
- a CDS encoding FtsK/SpoIIIE family DNA translocase translates to MSKISNVDKKKEIIGVILILIALLLLIGFYSNTDAFLLVFIRNLVNNGIGVGGYVLPIIVGFIGIGLITKKKISNLNKKFYALISFLIMIYLIISLVTLDKFNGKTYLSTLQAVMSSTSNFHGGVLGITVMRLFKSFIGFAGSLALLITILVISIILIFDKSLYDIAQIIKKKINRISNKRDDINSKSKLDNLTNTKNNDINFNKKKKSNASIVKFLSKSLSIEEPQEISNIIKKEPDVEFAEEVCEEPIVKNVVEEDIVKENYNKNELISNDLKKTYEVKNEYKRISYDDINNALEDTDINDFNEVSEELKRKKDLLQKTLDDFKVKAEIKNVQKGPAVTRYEIEPHKGVKVSKILNLSDDIALALATSGIRIEAPIPGKSLVGIEVPNDVVSMIKLKEIINSEEFDSSKLKISIGLGKDISGKSIVADLATMPHLLIAGATGSGKSVCINTILISILCKYLPDQVKIILIDPKVVELNVYNGIPHLLIPVVTDPKKASHALNWAISEMTSRYNKFAEKGVRNIDSYNELYNNGEIDEKIPYIVIVIDELADLMMVCHNEVEDAIARLAQMARAAGMHLVIATQRPSVDVITGVIKANIPSRISFSVSSSIDSRTILDQSGAEKLLGRGDMLFYPMGYLKPQRIQGAFISESEVEKFVNSIKNNYESKVEYNEEIIEHINNATSKVELGSFKGDELLEEAIKIVVQSNNTSTSFIQRKLKIGYNRAANLMEEIEARGIIGIGSSGKKEVLVREEDLF, encoded by the coding sequence ATGAGCAAAATATCTAATGTAGACAAAAAGAAAGAAATTATAGGAGTTATATTAATTTTAATTGCATTATTGCTGTTAATAGGATTTTATAGTAACACAGATGCGTTTTTATTGGTTTTTATAAGAAATTTAGTTAATAATGGAATTGGCGTTGGAGGATATGTATTGCCTATTATAGTAGGATTTATTGGCATAGGACTTATAACAAAAAAAAAGATTAGCAATCTTAACAAAAAGTTTTATGCACTTATTAGTTTTTTGATAATGATATATCTTATTATAAGTTTAGTTACTTTGGATAAATTTAATGGTAAAACATATCTTTCTACTCTTCAAGCTGTTATGTCAAGTACATCTAATTTTCATGGTGGAGTTCTTGGTATTACTGTAATGCGTTTATTTAAATCATTTATTGGATTTGCTGGTAGTTTAGCTTTACTTATTACAATTCTTGTTATTAGTATAATACTTATATTTGATAAATCTTTATATGATATTGCACAAATTATCAAAAAAAAAATAAATAGGATTTCCAATAAAAGGGATGATATAAATTCTAAATCTAAGTTAGATAACTTAACAAATACGAAAAATAATGATATAAATTTTAACAAGAAGAAAAAAAGTAATGCATCTATAGTTAAGTTCTTATCTAAGTCATTATCCATTGAAGAACCTCAAGAAATTTCAAATATTATTAAAAAAGAACCTGATGTGGAATTTGCAGAAGAAGTTTGTGAAGAACCTATCGTTAAAAATGTTGTTGAAGAAGATATTGTTAAAGAAAATTATAATAAAAATGAATTAATTTCTAATGATTTAAAAAAGACATATGAAGTTAAGAATGAATATAAAAGAATTAGTTATGATGATATTAACAATGCACTTGAGGATACTGATATAAATGATTTTAATGAAGTTTCTGAGGAACTTAAGCGAAAAAAGGATTTACTTCAAAAAACATTAGATGATTTTAAAGTAAAAGCTGAAATTAAAAATGTTCAAAAAGGACCTGCAGTAACTAGATATGAGATAGAACCACACAAAGGTGTGAAAGTTAGTAAGATATTGAATTTATCAGATGATATAGCACTAGCACTTGCTACTAGTGGAATAAGAATTGAAGCTCCTATACCTGGGAAATCCCTTGTAGGAATTGAAGTTCCAAATGATGTTGTTTCTATGATAAAATTAAAAGAGATCATAAATTCTGAAGAATTCGACTCTTCTAAACTTAAAATTAGCATTGGACTTGGTAAGGATATAAGTGGTAAAAGTATTGTTGCAGATCTTGCGACTATGCCCCACTTACTAATTGCTGGTGCAACTGGTTCAGGTAAATCAGTTTGTATAAATACAATTTTGATAAGTATATTATGTAAGTATCTTCCTGATCAAGTCAAAATTATACTTATTGACCCTAAGGTTGTTGAACTTAATGTTTATAATGGAATTCCTCATCTATTGATTCCAGTTGTAACAGATCCTAAAAAAGCATCTCACGCTTTAAATTGGGCAATAAGTGAGATGACAAGTAGATATAATAAATTTGCTGAAAAAGGGGTTAGAAATATAGATAGCTACAATGAGTTATATAATAATGGAGAAATTGATGAGAAAATACCGTACATAGTTATTGTAATTGATGAGCTTGCTGACCTTATGATGGTTTGTCATAATGAGGTTGAAGATGCTATAGCTCGACTTGCACAAATGGCTCGTGCTGCAGGAATGCATCTGGTAATAGCGACTCAAAGACCATCTGTTGATGTTATTACTGGTGTTATAAAAGCTAATATACCTTCTAGGATATCATTTTCTGTTTCGAGTTCTATAGATTCACGTACAATTTTAGATCAATCTGGAGCTGAAAAATTATTAGGGCGTGGAGATATGTTGTTTTATCCTATGGGTTATTTGAAACCTCAACGTATACAGGGTGCGTTTATCTCAGAGTCTGAAGTTGAAAAATTTGTAAATAGCATAAAGAACAACTATGAATCAAAAGTTGAGTATAATGAAGAAATTATTGAGCATATAAACAATGCAACTTCAAAAGTTGAGCTTGGAAGTTTTAAAGGAGATGAGTTGTTAGAAGAAGCTATAAAGATAGTTGTACAATCTAATAATACAAGCACCTCATTTATTCAGAGAAAACTTAAAATTGGATATAATAGAGCAGCAAATTTAATGGAAGAAATTGAAGCTAGGGGTATTATTGGAATAGGTTCATCTGGTAAAAAGGAAGTTTTAGTTAGAGAAGAAGATTTATTTTAA